A genome region from Plasmodium vivax chromosome 11, whole genome shotgun sequence includes the following:
- a CDS encoding hypothetical protein, conserved (encoded by transcript PVX_114200A) codes for MRNFIAGKLNRCRLFTTTWRGGVHGRGNLPIRGEEKYGDRLTSCEEGVSAPKEEQNRRGSFSADENIARNIAHEDAHKDTHNDAQNTACNAIDVQKQRDFLHKIDEDDCARQEHSTVRIFKQRDADADPDFLPCNDKFNQLVKRYNEQKGLAKGGGTKTKKSFRFGQTALPLQEDEKSLWEILKEKEDYLRNKKKMKNYQKELDQKMSREYQKVKKEEQYVHSAGGGGSSANGRNSGVHSRSRCGGPRSDPSSPHHDDIDRFLSGDEAYTNDIKSYDEIYAQSPLHGGEAAKGGEEGEAAKEGIPHRDAEELNINNMIHEDLTRSALACDLNARYAELRRKKVVSEFLVDDLDAKGEAESAASGRDSLFVNEVEDISARRCIGEGYQVGKAPRSEEALAARRDNQVGRQPPPREGASEGISEYNNDCTVDHTADHTAAHAAHTDHTAEGVERLGGQSLSSIIDGNIDNLVIQREIKREKTAMGIVTVLYNNLHSCDNINLSSAIMKMSKLMDSYQKGTLTKNYMYLNVLKRVNEKLATFELSNLVQIFYAFVKMEHFPYFFNDVINYMSVNLKEAEPKHVCSILYTLSNILVETNESRTFKMKVIDMVKSDMLTASTSLPLNDLISLLTSLSKLKYKEVNTYYELSKRIEEHTDQLNMKNVSNILWAFSHINYTSKLVKKLKKIVERDIHKCDHLDLVNIVYSLTKLNEYDEYLYMDIFYNAINVYIHHMSVKNLCILLWSYTYVNAHKPDLYINILTKLNENVKQISTKDIVSILTCLSRIQFSYKYKHLFSFLKNKVVKNVYAFSPLQITNVMYHSSFLEIYDHKFYYLLVQQIFQIRHLLYLENLTLILYALKNVCYLNVHHVDVFRLIAHILQNVKRKYRLLCGEDCVNIMLIINDLSKYAQHGYLVCASPASRSTSRSASGSAAGSAAESAAEEVASPMLGPPLLTSPPERYVDIFDETVNLNELPPALMSNEEEVYLPHISDLLYEQIKLRLHNFWQLSIKDVNNLLIIMRDKRMHDDVILNMIMRQIIPILSKSTNMEFLIFLSNITASRYMKFVALTHMSRRPKLIALFRKKINSITSGILNSYEGEEGQKQEERQQEEGDSCGSPLNGAGGSDPPEQRSLLTMRGEAPSGDSTPRVGDDPFVKAVENPNGNAHQTGEPSPYAVATQMGSTPAGYTPRSASAAVDLNSCIALCYACFNMHYEDDNVLKLYDLVEHMIVQEKRPISSFMLINFIYMLALTNNKMPLVRKLSQEYMHHRYGSDLEKSCQEGGSPPTPLTIHPDEQYRSDPSSMNHSKRTPQHHNDRTSFNLFYEENDKLRSYLQKGDEEACLLLLKLAYVNIQINMYRYLYHLLSEICSYSEQLYTQEFVLLAKQVCYHVYNFVDFFSKDKEAKYVWNKVAPNVYINEESIYLDLDFEPSAVNVQITGEGSSRNMSAHRMEHTAQASAPTSAPTQNPKIAKAFDNNMNIAKFFYHVLNYDMDDVSSRNANSASSREERKKIKMFHFDHVICNILNFLNVQYKGSYTHENIYKVCCSFPYERHLIDLMSYEDVLYPSHRPLLSAELRQKQLALKGWTVHAINFRDLYNSVKDKNVICYIFNIVKKIKKDLKELPDSEKKLEEKNFWENLQYANI; via the exons ATGAGAAACTTCATCGCGGGTAAGCTCAACCGGTGTAGACTGTTCACGACAACATGGAGGGGCGGAGTGCACGGCAGGGGGAACCTACCCATTCGCGGGGAGGAGAAGTATGGGGATCGATTGACGAGCTGCGAAGAGGGGGTCTCCGCCCCAAAGGAGGAGCAGAATCGGAGAGGCAGCTTCAGTGCAGATGAAAACATCGCTCGAAATATCGCTCACGAGGATGCTCACAAGGACACCCACAACGACGCACAGAACACAGCTTGCAACGCCATAGATGTGCAAAAGCAGAGGGACTTCCTGCACAAAATTGACGAGGACGACTGCGCCCGGCAGGAGCACAGCACCGTCAGAATATTTAAGCAAAGGGATGCCGATGCCGACCCGGACTTCCTCCCGTGCAATGATAAATTCAACCAGCTGGTTAAAAGGTACAACGAGCAGAAGGGACtagcgaagggggggggaaccaagacgaagaagagctTCCGATTTGGGCAAACTGCCCTTCCCCTGCAGGAGGATGAAAAGAGTCTGTGGGAAATtttgaaggagaaggaggattACCTAaggaacaagaaaaaaatgaagaactaTCAGAAGGAGCTAGACCAAAAAATGAGCAGGGAGTATCAGAAggttaaaaaggaggagcagtaTGTTCACTCGGCAGGGggtgggggaagcagcgCAAATGGGAGAAATAGCGGAGTGCATAGCAGGAGCAGGTGTGGAGGCCCTCGCTCAGACCCATCTTCCCCCCACCATGACGACATCGACCGGTTCTTGTCGGGCGACGAGGCCTACACAAATGACATAAAGTCGTATGACGAAATTTACGCCCAGTCACCCCTccacgggggagaagcggccaaagggggagaagagggagaagcggccaAAGAGGGTATACCGCACCGCGACGCGGAGGAGCTGAACATAAACAATATGATACACGAGGATCTGACGCGGAGCGCCCTTGCGTGCGACCTGAACGCGCGCTACGCCGaactgaggaggaagaaggtgGTGAGCGAGTTTCTGGTGGACGACTTGGACGCGAAGGGGGAGGCCGAGTCCGCGGCTTCCGGGAGGGACTCCCTTTTCGTGAACGAGGTGGAGGACATCTCGGCGAGGAGGTGCATTGGGGAGGGCTACCAAGTGGGGAAGGCCCCACGCAGTGAAGAGGCGTTGGCGGCTCGGCGCGACAACCAAGTGGGGAGGCAGCCCCCCCCCAGAGAGGGAGCCAGCGAGGGGATCAGCGAATATAACAACGATTGCACCGTCGATCACACCGCCGACCACACCGCCGCTCACGCCGCTCACACCGATCACACCGCGGAGGGCGTGGAGCGGCTGGGCGGGCAGAGCCTGAGCAGCATCATCGACGGGAATATAGACAACCTGGTCATCCAGAGGGAaatcaaaagggagaaaacgGCCATGGGCATAGTCACCGTGCTGTACAATAACCTGCACAGCTGCGACAATATAAACCTCAGCAGCGCCATCATGAAGATGTCAAAGCTGATGGATTCCTACCAGAAGGGGACCCTCACGAAGAACTACATGTACCTTAATGTGTTGAAAAGGGTAAATGAGAAATTGGCAACCTTCGAACTGTCCAACTTGGTGCAGATCTTCTACGCCTTCGTGAAGATGGAGCACTTCCCCTACTTCTTCAACGACGTGATCAATTACATGAGTGTGAATCTGAAGGAGGCTGAGCCAAAGCACGTGTGCAGCATTCTATACACCCTAAGTAACATCCTCGTGGAGACAAACGAGAGTCGCaccttcaaaatgaaagtCATCGACATGGTGAAATCTGACATGTTAACAGCATCGACAAGTTTACCCCTCAACGATTTGATATCTCTCCTGACGTCTCTTTCAAAATTAAAGTACAAAGAGGTGAACACCTACTATGAGTTGTCCAAGCGGATAGAGGAGCACACAGATCAGCTGaacatgaaaaatgtaaGCAACATTTTATGGGCTTTTAGTCATATTAATTATACCTCCAAATTGGtgaagaagttaaaaaaaatcgtggAGAGAGACATACACAAATGTGATCACCTTGATTTGGTAAATATTGTGTACTCACTAACCAAGCTGAATGAATATGATGAGTACCTCTACATGGACATCTTTTACAATGCCATtaatgtgtacatacaccACATGAGTGTAAAAAATCTCTGCATCCTCTTGTGGTCCTACACCTATGTGAATGCCCACAAACCGGATCTCTACATTAACATACTCACCAAGCtaaatgaaaatgtgaagcaaATCAGCACAAAGGATATCGTCTCCATTTTAACCTGCCTCAGCAGAATACAGTTCAGCTACAAATACAAACacctcttttcctttttaaaaaataaagttgtaaaaaatgtgtacgccttctcccctttgcaaATCACCAATGTGATGTACCATTCGTCCTTCCTCGAAATATACGACCATAAATTTTACTACCTCCTCGTTCAGCAGATCTTCCAAATTAGGCACCTCCTTTATTTAGAAAATTTGACGCTCATTCTGTATGCcctcaaaaatgtgtgcTACTTGAATGTGCACCACGTGGACGTCTTCCGCTTGATTGCCCACATTCTGCAGAACGTCAAGCGGAAATATAGGCTGCTCTGTGGGGAGGACTGCGTCAACATTATGCTCATTATCAACGATTTGAGCAAGTACGCCCAGCATGGTTACCTCGTTTGTGCCTCGCCCGCATCGAGAAGCACATCGAGAAGCGCATCGGGAAGCGCAGCGGGAAGCGCAGCGGAAAGCGCAGCGGAAGAGGTGGCTTCACCCATGTTgggccccccccttttgactTCCCCCCCAGAGCGATACGTAGACATATTCGATGAGACGGTAAACCTGAACGAGCTGCCCCCCGCCCTTATGAGCAACGAGGAGGAAGTGTACCTCCCGCATATTAGCGACCTCCTGTACGAACAAATCAAACTGCGCCTGCACAACTTCTGGCAGCTCAGCATTAAAGACGTTAACAACTTGCTAATCATCATGAGGGACAAACGCATGCACGACGACGTCATCTTAAATATGATCATGCGCCAAATTATTCCCATCCTTTCCAAAAGCACCAACATGGAGTTCCTAATCTTCCTAAGCAACATTACCGCCAGTCGGTACATGAAGTTTGTGGCCCTCACGCACATGTCCAGGAGGCCCAAGCTCATTGCCCtcttcagaaaaaaaataaactccaTAACGAGTGGCATACTGAACAGCtacgagggggaggaggggcagaagcaggaggagcggcagcaggaggagggagaCTCCTGTGGTTCTCCCCTGAACGGGGCAGGCGGTAGTGACCCCCCCGAGCAGCGATCCTTACTTACCATGCGGGGGGAAGCCCCAAGTGGGGATAGTACTCCCCGTGTGGGAGACGACCCATTTGTGAAAGCAGTGGAAAACCCAAATGGTAATGCacaccaaacgggggaaccCTCACCATACGCAGTCGCAACCCAAATGGGAAGTACGCCAGCTGGCTACACCCCGCGTAGCGCCAGCGCGGCGGTCGACCTCAACAGCTGCATTGCCCTCTGCTACGCCTGCTTCAACATGCACTACGAGGATGACAACGTACTGAAGCTATACGACTTAGTGGAGCACATGATTGTGCAGGAGAAGAGACCCATCTCCTCCTTCATGCTAATCAATTTCATCTACATGTTGGCCCTCACAAATAATAAGATGCCTCTGGTGCGTAAGCTCTCGCAGGAGTATATGCACCACAGGTATGGAAGCGATCTGGAGAAGAGCTGCCAAGAAGGGGGGTCACCGCCAACCCCGTTAACCATACATCCAGATGAACAGTACAGAAGTGACCCCTCATCGATGAACCACTCTAAGAGGACCCCCCAGCATCACAACGATAGGACAtcctttaatttattttacgaAGAAAATGACAAACTACGCTCCTACCTGCAGAAGGGGGACGAAGAGGCCTGCTTACTACTTCTAAAACTGGCCTACGTGAACATTCAGATAAATATGTACCGTTACTTGTACCACCTGCTGAGCGAAATTTGCAGCTACTCTGAGCAGCTCTACACACAGGAGTTTGTCCTTCTCGCCAAACAGGTCTGCTACCACGTCTACAATTTTGTagattttttctccaaagaTAAGGAGGCCAAGTATGTCTGGAATAAGGTGGCCCCAAATGTCTACATAAATGAGGAGAGCATCTACCTGGACTTGGATTTCGAGCCCTCCGCTGTAAACGTGCAGATAACTGGGGAGGGAAGCAGCAGAAATATGTCTGCGCACAGGATGGAGCACACAGCACAGGCCAGCGCGCCGACCAGCGCACCGACGCAGAACCCCAAAATAGCCAAAGCGTTTGACAACAATATGAATATTGCCAAGTTTTTTTACCACGTCCTCAATTATGACATGGACGATGTGAGCAGCAGAAATGCCAACTCTGCCTCCTCCcgggaggagaggaagaagatcAAGATGTTCCACTTCGACCACGTCATATGCAACATCCTCAACTTT CTGAACGTACAGTACAAGGGATCCTACACGCATGAAAACATTTACAAAGTGTGCTGCTCCTTTCCGTACGAAAGGCATTTAATTGACTTAATGTCATATGAG
- a CDS encoding hypothetical protein, conserved (encoded by transcript PVX_114195A): protein MYVDLNLKFSSAKKAKAMVAKALNVGFSIVAVSVQYEEDNKAIPSEPFKIVNCFVGSENGKEKTNGKSCSGNYFVDRLDKEEELREQLVQMSSNQEGNYILVNRPNSLSVKNVCADFIMRGNCPLPTREELNGLRDRLMGASSGGSSSGSASGSTAANTRRGVSLANNTNTHVLRRVNIKYQDAVMMEHYSTFVKNSNFDIVAIEVSSADEINSVAMKLDCDIIFFNMSHTFAVLKKSDVQSALDRGIFFEISSLAAPSEEAHYYHAAINICSLFSIVPFGRIIVSSGALTDMQVVEPLNLLRLFFNFHKISYKDLIGCLTTTPIACVQRASVRKSLNTAVFQR from the coding sequence ATGTACGTCGATTTGAATTTGAAATTCTCCTCAGCAAAGAAGGCCAAGGCGATGGTTGCCAAGGCGCTCAACGTGGGGTTCAGCATCGTAGCAGTGAGTGTACAATATGAGGAAGACAATAAGGCCATTCCATCTGAACCGTTTAAAATAGTAAATTGCTTCGTGGGTAgtgaaaatgggaaggagaaaacgaaTGGGAAGAGCTGCTCTGGGAATTATTTTGTTGACCGATTGGATAAGGAAGAAGAACTACGTGAGCAGCTCGTCCAGATGAGTTCCAACCAGGAGGGGAACTACATTTTAGTGAATCGACCCAACTCGCTAAGcgttaaaaatgtgtgtgcGGATTTTATAATGCGTGGGAATTGCCCCCTGCCGACGAGGGAGGAGTTGAACGGGTTAAGGGACCGCCTAATGGGTGCCAGCAGCGGTGGAAGTAGTAGTGGCAGTGCCAGTGGCAGTACCGCTGCCAACACCCGCCGAGGCGTCTCCCTCGCCAATAACACAAACACCCACGTGCTGAGGAGAGTCAACATAAAATACCAAGACGCAGTCATGATGGAGCACTACAGCACGTTTGTAAAAAACAGCAACTTTGACATTGTGGCCATCGAAGTTAGCTCGGCAGATGAAATCAATTCAGTCGCCATGAAATTGGACTGtgacattatattttttaatatgagCCATACCTTTGCTGTACTGAAAAAATCTGATGTGCAGAGTGCCCTAGATAGGGGGATCTTCTTCGAAATATCCTCCCTTGCCGCACCAAGTGAGGAAGCCCATTACTATCATGCAGCCATAAACATTTGCAGCCTCTTCTCGATCGTCCCCTTTGGCAGAATCATCGTTTCCTCCGGGGCGCTCACAGACATGCAAGTGGTGGAACCCCTCAACTTGCTGCGACTCTTTTTTAACTTCCACAAGATTTCCTACAAGGACCTAATCGGGTGCCTCACCACCACGCCGATTGCCTGTGTGCAGCGCGCCTCCGTGCGAAAGAGCCTCAACACGGCGGTGTTTCAGCGGTAG